From the Nocardiopsis changdeensis genome, one window contains:
- a CDS encoding DinB family protein, producing the protein MSSAGPRRRDRLPPRTGPGEKAVLTGFLDYLRGSVLAKVDGVPEHDLRAPRVPSGTNLLGLVEHLAHVERFVFLGERARDWQATFHAAPDASPRDVVRGYREAVAAADRAIAACQDLDLPAHPGGPGGSAPSMRWALVHMIEETGRHAGHLDILRELADGATGR; encoded by the coding sequence CCGCGCCGCCGGGACCGGCTGCCGCCCCGGACCGGCCCCGGTGAGAAGGCGGTGCTCACCGGTTTCCTGGACTACCTGCGCGGGAGCGTCCTGGCCAAGGTGGACGGGGTGCCGGAGCACGACCTGCGCGCCCCCCGGGTGCCCTCGGGCACCAACCTCCTCGGGCTCGTCGAGCACCTGGCCCACGTCGAACGCTTCGTCTTCCTGGGGGAGCGGGCCCGCGACTGGCAGGCCACCTTCCACGCCGCCCCGGACGCGAGCCCGCGGGACGTCGTCCGCGGGTACCGGGAGGCCGTCGCGGCCGCCGACCGGGCCATCGCCGCCTGTCAGGACCTGGACCTGCCCGCCCACCCGGGCGGCCCGGGCGGGTCCGCGCCGTCGATGCGGTGGGCGCTGGTGCACATGATCGAGGAGACCGGCCGCCACGCCGGCCACCTCGACATCCTCCGCGAGCTGGCCGACGGGGCCACCGGCCGTTGA
- a CDS encoding helix-turn-helix domain-containing protein, with amino-acid sequence MATADVLLHPVRLRVVQSLFDSDPLTTAQLRDRLPDIPPATLYRHIAVLVEAGVLEVVEERRVRGAVERGYRLSRGRVEVDPEARAAMTADDHRRAFTAFAASLMADFDRYLDHEDADPVRDGVAYRQAAAWLTDEELADLVARIGELVLAAAGRGPGGGRRRRVLSYLAVPDSHRGHGAPREGK; translated from the coding sequence ATGGCCACCGCCGACGTCCTCCTCCACCCGGTGCGGCTGCGCGTCGTGCAGTCGCTGTTCGACTCCGACCCGCTGACCACGGCGCAGCTGCGCGACCGCCTCCCCGACATCCCGCCCGCGACCCTGTACCGGCACATCGCCGTCCTGGTCGAGGCCGGCGTCCTGGAGGTGGTGGAGGAGCGCCGTGTGCGCGGGGCCGTGGAACGCGGCTACCGGCTGAGCCGGGGGCGCGTGGAGGTCGACCCCGAGGCCCGGGCCGCGATGACCGCGGACGACCACCGCCGCGCGTTCACCGCGTTCGCCGCCTCGCTGATGGCCGACTTCGACCGCTACCTCGACCACGAGGACGCCGACCCCGTCCGGGACGGCGTCGCCTACCGGCAGGCGGCGGCCTGGCTCACCGACGAGGAGCTGGCCGACCTGGTCGCCCGGATCGGCGAGCTGGTCCTGGCCGCGGCCGGGCGCGGCCCGGGCGGCGGGCGGCGGCGGCGCGTTCTCAGCTACCTGGCGGTACCCGACTCCCACCGGGGCCACGGGGCCCCGCGAGAAGGAAAGTGA